A part of Solicola gregarius genomic DNA contains:
- a CDS encoding oxygenase MpaB family protein: MRMPLVRTHWLREIAALDPAVDYERIAAITARHEFPWDLQQALSFALFRTYAVPSIGRLLYETGEFTERTQRRHDDTALLLDEMSEHGLESPGGRRAIRRVNRMHGGYDIADDDMRYVLATFVVTPVRWIESYGWRRLRPAEIEAATAYYRRLGTLMGIRDVPETYEGFADLLDTYERRHFAYDEGARRVADATLALLCSFYPRPLRRAVRVFALSMMDDHLLQAFDYTPPRRSVVRASRGALRLRGRAERFLPARRKPKQTRDLRIIRSYPNGFDVDHLGTFPTGCPVPHTGSGSAEPAR; encoded by the coding sequence CGCCGCGCTCGATCCGGCGGTCGACTACGAGCGGATCGCCGCGATCACGGCCAGGCACGAGTTCCCCTGGGATCTCCAACAGGCATTGAGCTTCGCGCTGTTTCGCACGTACGCCGTGCCGAGCATCGGACGGCTCCTGTATGAGACGGGCGAGTTCACCGAACGAACGCAGCGGCGCCACGACGACACCGCTCTGCTGCTCGACGAGATGAGCGAGCACGGCCTGGAGTCGCCCGGCGGGCGGCGCGCCATCCGCAGGGTCAACCGCATGCACGGCGGGTACGACATAGCGGACGACGACATGCGGTACGTGCTGGCGACCTTCGTGGTGACGCCCGTGCGATGGATCGAGTCGTACGGCTGGCGCCGTCTGCGGCCCGCCGAGATCGAGGCCGCGACCGCGTACTACCGCCGACTCGGCACCTTGATGGGCATCCGTGACGTGCCCGAGACGTATGAAGGTTTCGCGGACCTGCTCGACACCTACGAGCGGCGGCACTTCGCGTACGACGAGGGCGCCCGTCGCGTCGCCGACGCGACGCTCGCCCTGCTCTGCTCGTTCTATCCGCGGCCGCTTCGCCGAGCGGTGCGGGTGTTCGCGCTGAGCATGATGGACGACCACCTACTTCAGGCGTTCGACTACACGCCGCCCCGGCGCAGTGTCGTACGCGCGTCGCGCGGCGCCCTCCGGCTTCGCGGGCGCGCCGAACGGTTCCTACCCGCGCGTCGCAAGCCCAAGCAGACAAGGGATCTGCGCATCATCCGCAGCTACCCCAACGGCTTCGACGTCGACCACCTCGGCACATTCCCGACCGGGTGCCCGGTGCCACACACCGGATCAGGAAGCGCGGAACCGGCTCGGTGA
- the solA gene encoding N-methyl-L-tryptophan oxidase: protein MTTDARVAVIGLGSVGSMALWRASLVSSSVVGFEAASPAHSRSAVGGDTRLFRMTYRDPHPYHPVLTRARTLWRELETDAGMPILHRVGGLSIGAADGSYIPALLESARANGTEHEILDSSEIGRQFPQHAVDDGDVAVYDPNAGYLRTDSAVLGAIHTAQQRGAEVVRDCRIRTIRESVDGVAVSDGERSWTFDRVVVAGGGWSGDLLPTHLREQVYPARIYLTWFHAREPEEFAPERFPIFIRISESMSMYGAPSIDGSTVKATLDGRSQPAEDASDLFRELTHAEVAETRETVQAFFPGLIPDIVRSDAYPDLYTTDRVPLVGAQPGSSRIFLATGCSGAGFKMSPAYASIAVDQALGLDSHPEAGFLSPSRFRAS from the coding sequence ATGACAACGGACGCACGCGTCGCCGTCATCGGCCTCGGATCGGTCGGCAGCATGGCCCTCTGGCGGGCCAGCCTTGTCTCGTCGTCGGTCGTCGGCTTCGAGGCTGCATCTCCGGCCCACTCGCGCAGCGCGGTCGGCGGAGACACGCGGTTGTTCCGAATGACGTACCGCGACCCACATCCGTACCACCCGGTACTCACCCGCGCCCGCACCTTGTGGCGGGAGCTCGAGACCGACGCAGGCATGCCGATCCTGCATCGGGTCGGCGGCCTCTCCATCGGCGCGGCCGACGGGTCGTACATTCCGGCCCTTCTCGAGTCAGCACGTGCGAACGGTACCGAGCACGAGATCCTCGACAGCTCGGAGATCGGCAGGCAATTCCCGCAACACGCCGTCGACGACGGGGATGTCGCGGTCTATGACCCGAACGCCGGATACCTGCGTACGGACTCCGCCGTCCTCGGCGCCATCCACACTGCACAGCAGCGGGGAGCGGAGGTCGTACGCGACTGCCGGATCCGCACGATTCGCGAGTCGGTCGATGGCGTCGCGGTGTCCGACGGCGAGCGTTCCTGGACGTTCGATCGTGTCGTTGTCGCGGGCGGCGGGTGGAGCGGCGATCTGCTGCCTACGCACCTGCGCGAGCAGGTGTATCCCGCGCGGATCTACCTGACCTGGTTCCATGCGCGCGAACCCGAGGAGTTCGCGCCCGAGCGTTTCCCGATCTTCATCCGCATCTCCGAGAGCATGTCGATGTACGGTGCGCCCTCGATCGACGGCTCCACCGTGAAGGCGACGCTCGACGGCCGCTCGCAGCCGGCCGAGGACGCATCGGACCTGTTCCGGGAGCTGACCCACGCGGAGGTCGCGGAGACGCGTGAGACTGTCCAGGCGTTCTTCCCCGGACTGATTCCAGACATCGTGCGGTCCGACGCGTACCCCGACCTCTATACGACCGACCGTGTGCCGTTGGTCGGCGCGCAGCCCGGAAGCAGCCGGATCTTCCTCGCGACCGGCTGCTCCGGCGCAGGCTTCAAGATGTCGCCGGCGTACGCCTCGATCGCAGTCGACCAGGCGCTCGGACTCGACTCACATCCGGAGGCAGGCTTCCTGTCACCGAGCCGGTTCCGCGCTTCCTGA
- a CDS encoding amino acid ABC transporter ATP-binding protein, translating to MNETISPNSETQAAETSPPDGGRGTVYARELVKSFGHRTVLQDVDVSIQAGEICCLIGPSGSGKSTLLRCIDGLEQIDSGVLRVNGEDLGFEETPTQYRPLSKKKVAAQRTQIGMVFQQFNLFPNMTALQNVMSGLVLVKGVKRKAATERARSLLAQVGLEGHESHYPAAMSGGQQQRVAIARALAMEPSVMLFDEPTSALDPELVGEVLGVMQQLAEKGMTMMVATHEMGFAREVANSLLFMSAGRIAERGDAREVLSNPKKRRTQQFLERVL from the coding sequence ATGAACGAGACGATCAGCCCGAACAGCGAGACGCAGGCGGCCGAGACCAGTCCGCCAGACGGCGGTCGCGGCACCGTGTACGCTCGGGAGCTGGTCAAGTCGTTCGGCCATCGCACGGTGCTGCAGGACGTCGACGTGTCCATCCAGGCAGGCGAGATCTGCTGCCTGATCGGGCCGAGTGGCTCGGGCAAGTCGACGCTGCTGCGCTGCATCGACGGCCTCGAGCAGATCGACTCCGGCGTACTTCGCGTCAACGGCGAGGATCTGGGGTTCGAGGAGACACCGACCCAGTACCGTCCGCTGAGCAAGAAGAAGGTGGCAGCGCAGCGTACGCAGATCGGAATGGTGTTCCAGCAGTTCAACCTGTTCCCGAACATGACTGCCCTGCAGAACGTCATGTCCGGACTCGTGCTCGTCAAGGGAGTGAAGCGGAAGGCTGCGACCGAGCGTGCCCGCTCCTTGCTCGCACAGGTCGGCCTCGAGGGGCATGAGAGCCACTACCCGGCCGCGATGAGTGGTGGGCAACAGCAGCGCGTCGCGATCGCCCGGGCGCTCGCGATGGAGCCGAGCGTGATGCTCTTCGACGAGCCGACGAGCGCATTGGACCCCGAGCTCGTCGGCGAGGTGCTGGGCGTCATGCAGCAGCTCGCCGAGAAGGGCATGACCATGATGGTCGCAACCCATGAGATGGGGTTCGCCCGCGAGGTGGCCAACTCGTTGCTGTTCATGAGCGCCGGGAGGATCGCCGAACGCGGCGACGCCCGTGAGGTGCTCTCCAATCCGAAGAAGCGGCGCACGCAGCAGTTCTTGGAAAGGGTGCTGTGA
- a CDS encoding amino acid ABC transporter permease: MDAITKPRVRRRSWVEYVMWAACVILFLSLAYTLANNPNYKWDVVAEYFTEKSVIDGLLLTITLTFITMFLGTLLGLFIAILRASSVMPVRLLANAYITFFRGTPVLVQLIFWFNVAALYPDIRIGIPFTDFGREVDVNAVMSATTAACVGLTLNQAAYMAEIIRGGFNAVPKGQLEAADSLGMSEWTRMRKVIIPQAMPTIIPATGNQLIGMFKETSLVSVLGVADLLQSVQLIYARNYETIPLLIVACLWYLIITLALSYPQSVIERHYSKSTRKATPGQLDAAMASVGEAR, from the coding sequence ATGGACGCCATCACCAAGCCGCGCGTACGGCGCCGGAGCTGGGTCGAGTACGTCATGTGGGCGGCATGCGTGATCCTCTTCCTCAGCCTCGCGTACACCCTCGCCAACAACCCCAACTACAAGTGGGACGTCGTCGCCGAGTACTTCACCGAGAAGTCGGTGATCGACGGCCTGCTGCTGACGATCACGCTGACGTTCATCACGATGTTCCTCGGCACCTTGCTGGGACTGTTCATCGCGATCCTCCGCGCCTCCTCGGTGATGCCGGTACGACTGCTGGCGAACGCGTACATCACGTTCTTCCGCGGTACGCCGGTACTCGTCCAGCTGATCTTCTGGTTCAACGTGGCGGCGCTCTATCCCGATATCAGGATCGGGATCCCGTTCACCGATTTCGGGCGCGAGGTCGACGTGAACGCCGTGATGAGCGCGACGACGGCAGCATGCGTCGGGCTCACGCTGAACCAGGCGGCGTACATGGCCGAGATCATCCGGGGTGGGTTCAACGCCGTCCCGAAGGGGCAGCTCGAGGCCGCTGACTCGCTGGGCATGAGCGAGTGGACGCGGATGCGCAAGGTCATCATTCCGCAGGCGATGCCAACGATCATTCCCGCGACGGGCAACCAGCTGATCGGCATGTTCAAGGAAACGTCGCTGGTCAGCGTCCTCGGCGTCGCGGATCTCCTGCAGAGCGTGCAACTGATCTATGCGCGCAACTACGAGACGATCCCGCTGCTCATCGTTGCCTGCCTTTGGTACCTGATCATCACACTCGCGCTGAGCTATCCGCAGTCCGTGATCGAACGCCATTACTCGAAGTCGACCCGCAAGGCAACGCCCGGTCAGCTCGACGCGGCAATGGCGAGCGTAGGTGAGGCACGATGA
- a CDS encoding ABC transporter substrate-binding protein — MNIRHCAGAALAGTALVLSLAACSDHSDAGGTSTTTEQESDITKGVEADPAAEKLVPDDVKDAGAITVAMDLSYPPTSFLSEGDKQPIGYNVDIANLIGTKLGLDVDIKDVSFETIIPGLQGGRYDFTTTNMSPTPERLKVLDMITYWEAGSSLITAKDNPEDFTFEDPSTLCGHKVAVMTGTTQAEIYLPEISKECNAAGMDDVDATTLPNVQDALTQLASGRLETVFYDTSSLAWAAKQQPDQFDLLEPQYQKKVGNDIVAIGLDKKSPLTEAIHGAVQSMMDDGTYEEALSRWGLEAGAMDTSKILS; from the coding sequence ATGAACATTCGTCATTGTGCTGGGGCCGCGCTGGCCGGCACTGCGCTCGTACTCTCCCTCGCCGCGTGCTCGGATCACTCGGACGCCGGGGGAACGTCCACGACCACCGAGCAGGAGTCCGACATCACCAAGGGTGTCGAGGCGGACCCGGCAGCCGAGAAGCTGGTGCCCGACGACGTCAAGGACGCGGGTGCGATCACGGTCGCCATGGATCTCAGCTACCCGCCGACGTCCTTCCTCTCCGAGGGCGACAAGCAGCCGATCGGCTACAACGTCGACATCGCGAACCTCATCGGGACCAAGCTCGGGCTCGACGTGGATATCAAGGACGTCTCGTTCGAGACGATCATCCCGGGACTGCAGGGCGGGCGGTACGACTTCACCACCACGAACATGTCGCCGACGCCTGAACGGCTCAAGGTGCTCGACATGATCACCTACTGGGAGGCCGGCTCATCGCTGATCACCGCCAAGGACAACCCCGAGGACTTCACCTTCGAGGATCCGTCGACCCTGTGTGGCCACAAGGTCGCGGTGATGACCGGCACTACCCAGGCCGAGATCTACCTGCCCGAGATCTCCAAGGAGTGCAATGCCGCCGGCATGGACGATGTGGACGCCACGACCTTGCCGAACGTCCAGGATGCGCTGACTCAGCTCGCGTCGGGACGCCTCGAGACGGTCTTCTACGACACCTCGTCCCTCGCGTGGGCGGCTAAGCAGCAGCCCGATCAGTTCGACCTGCTGGAACCGCAGTACCAGAAGAAGGTCGGCAACGACATCGTCGCGATCGGCCTCGACAAGAAGTCTCCCCTTACCGAGGCGATCCATGGGGCCGTGCAGTCGATGATGGACGACGGTACGTATGAGGAGGCTTTGAGTAGGTGGGGCCTCGAAGCGGGTGCAATGGACACGTCCAAGATCCTCAGTTGA
- a CDS encoding GntR family transcriptional regulator, with translation MNRISSLKSLEMKSVPERISDDLRQLIVKGTLEPGEQLSEVALANQLGVSRSPVREALQQLVRERLLVSSRNRGVRVARFTDGDIAEIYDARRAIETFAAQAIVASGSDRVAEVVTGLRETLTDLDNAVRARDYRLVSEVDLSFHRRLVDGAGNSRLSDAYSILYAEALTCAHWLEIARPAGDELVRDHEQFITALEAEDPQRLADIIATHLSSAAHHLTESKHAN, from the coding sequence GTGAACCGGATCTCGAGCCTGAAGTCCCTAGAGATGAAGTCCGTGCCCGAACGCATCAGCGACGACCTACGTCAGCTGATCGTCAAGGGCACGCTCGAGCCGGGCGAGCAGCTCAGCGAGGTGGCCCTTGCCAACCAATTGGGCGTCTCCCGCTCCCCGGTACGCGAGGCGCTGCAGCAGCTCGTACGCGAGCGGCTGCTGGTATCGAGCCGCAATCGGGGCGTACGCGTCGCCCGGTTCACCGATGGCGACATCGCCGAGATCTACGACGCTCGCCGCGCCATCGAGACGTTCGCGGCACAGGCGATCGTCGCGTCGGGATCCGATCGAGTCGCCGAGGTCGTCACCGGACTGCGCGAGACACTCACCGATCTGGACAACGCAGTGCGGGCGCGCGACTACCGACTCGTCTCCGAGGTCGACCTCTCGTTCCATCGCCGGCTGGTCGACGGGGCGGGCAATTCCCGCCTCAGCGACGCATATTCGATCCTCTATGCCGAGGCGCTCACCTGCGCGCATTGGCTGGAGATCGCCCGCCCGGCCGGCGACGAGCTGGTACGCGATCACGAGCAGTTCATCACCGCACTCGAGGCCGAGGATCCACAACGCCTCGCCGACATCATCGCTACGCACCTGAGCAGCGCCGCTCACCACCTGACCGAGAGCAAGCACGCCAACTGA
- a CDS encoding haloacid dehalogenase type II, translating to MTEFRPKYISFDCYGTLIDWQLTPVTRELVGDQLSEEQWPTFLARFSKYRYDQVMGTYYPYRQVLQDAFDRVCARWDIKSSPDAGERLGEAVLNFGAHDDVPKPLATMAEHFPLVILSNADNAFLEVSAAKLGAPFHAVLTAEQAGVYKPRFQAFEYMMDTLNASPADFLHIASHTLYDMVPAYHLGFSNLVLLDRGFDPLVPVYDYTKVDSLDEVNKLLGIA from the coding sequence ATGACGGAATTCCGGCCGAAGTACATTTCGTTCGACTGCTACGGCACCCTCATCGACTGGCAGCTGACTCCGGTCACCCGCGAGCTGGTGGGCGACCAGCTCTCCGAGGAGCAGTGGCCGACCTTCCTGGCGAGGTTCAGCAAGTACCGCTACGACCAAGTCATGGGTACGTACTACCCGTACCGCCAGGTGCTGCAGGACGCGTTCGACCGGGTCTGCGCACGCTGGGACATCAAGTCCTCGCCGGATGCCGGTGAGCGTCTCGGCGAGGCCGTGCTGAACTTCGGCGCACACGACGACGTGCCGAAGCCGCTTGCGACCATGGCGGAGCACTTCCCCCTGGTGATCCTGTCGAACGCCGACAATGCGTTCCTCGAGGTGTCGGCGGCCAAGCTGGGCGCGCCGTTCCATGCCGTGCTCACAGCCGAGCAGGCCGGCGTCTACAAGCCGCGCTTCCAAGCGTTCGAGTACATGATGGACACACTGAACGCGTCACCCGCGGACTTCCTGCACATCGCCTCGCACACGCTGTACGACATGGTTCCGGCGTACCATCTCGGCTTCTCGAACCTGGTCCTCCTCGACCGTGGCTTCGACCCGCTGGTGCCGGTCTACGACTACACCAAGGTCGACTCGCTCGACGAGGTCAACAAGCTGCTCGGCATCGCGTAG
- a CDS encoding NAD(P)/FAD-dependent oxidoreductase, with protein MKLTSYWYDTAEPSGDYRRTPVPETADVAIVGGGLTGLSAAVELARHGAKVVVLEAETLGWGASGRNGGMATTGLAIGMGTAISRYGRERAVAMHLEYDRAISTIEDLVDEFAIDCDFERSGKLALACNQRDLDGLRAAQDEINRIAELPDVTVLDGADLGAEIASPFYVGGMVDPRGAGLHVGKFVHGLAGAAAQSGAYLCEKAGVASMTPHGAQTVLQTTRGSVRAAEVLIATSGYTGKLTPWLRRRVLPVGSFIVVTEPLGPELAAELLPTRRMASDSKMLTYYFRMTPDNRLLFGGRARFALSNPDSDLRSAKVLRKAMTTVFPALRSARIDYTWGGLVDITLDQMVHTGMTKGAHYSLGYSGHGVQMATHMGREMGLYLAGKSESYPWAGDKFPAVPGNLGSPWFLPIVGAGAHVVDGWNRLTGGRR; from the coding sequence TTGAAGCTGACGTCCTACTGGTACGACACCGCCGAACCGTCCGGCGATTACCGTCGCACCCCGGTGCCCGAGACCGCCGACGTGGCGATCGTCGGCGGCGGTCTGACCGGCCTGTCGGCGGCCGTTGAGCTCGCCCGGCATGGTGCCAAGGTGGTCGTTCTCGAGGCCGAGACTCTCGGGTGGGGAGCTTCCGGGCGCAACGGTGGCATGGCCACCACCGGACTCGCTATCGGCATGGGCACGGCAATCTCGCGTTACGGTCGTGAACGCGCCGTCGCCATGCACCTGGAGTACGACCGAGCGATCAGCACCATCGAGGACCTCGTCGACGAATTCGCGATCGACTGCGACTTCGAGCGGTCGGGCAAGCTGGCGCTCGCCTGCAACCAGCGGGACCTCGACGGTCTACGTGCCGCCCAGGACGAGATCAACCGGATTGCGGAGCTTCCCGACGTCACGGTGCTCGACGGGGCGGACCTCGGGGCCGAGATCGCGTCGCCGTTCTACGTCGGAGGCATGGTCGATCCGCGAGGTGCGGGTCTACATGTCGGGAAGTTCGTGCACGGGCTCGCCGGCGCCGCGGCACAGAGCGGCGCGTACCTGTGCGAGAAGGCGGGTGTGGCGTCGATGACGCCACACGGCGCTCAGACGGTGCTGCAGACCACCCGGGGCTCGGTACGCGCCGCGGAGGTGCTGATCGCGACCAGCGGCTACACCGGCAAACTCACGCCGTGGTTGCGCCGCCGGGTTCTGCCGGTCGGCAGCTTCATCGTCGTGACGGAGCCGCTCGGTCCCGAGCTCGCCGCTGAGCTGCTGCCGACCCGCCGGATGGCGTCCGACAGCAAGATGCTCACGTACTACTTCCGGATGACGCCCGACAACCGGCTGTTGTTCGGTGGGCGAGCGAGGTTCGCACTCTCCAACCCCGACTCGGATCTACGTAGCGCGAAGGTGCTGAGGAAGGCGATGACGACGGTGTTTCCCGCGTTGCGCTCGGCGCGGATCGACTACACCTGGGGCGGCCTCGTCGACATCACCCTCGACCAGATGGTGCACACCGGGATGACCAAGGGCGCGCACTACTCGCTGGGCTACAGCGGGCACGGGGTGCAGATGGCGACTCACATGGGACGCGAGATGGGGCTCTACCTTGCGGGTAAGTCCGAGTCGTACCCGTGGGCCGGAGACAAGTTCCCTGCAGTCCCGGGCAATCTCGGGTCGCCGTGGTTCCTGCCGATCGTCGGCGCCGGCGCGCACGTCGTCGACGGCTGGAACAGGTTGACCGGCGGACGCCGATGA
- a CDS encoding aldehyde dehydrogenase family protein has translation MTSTVSPHAAEQRRAPALPGGAFVEGRWVPAGDEAVLDPEDGAVVGYAARTSPADVARAIGHLSNARAEWPVRERQAALRRAAAGVAERRDEFAALIAAEGIKTVTEARGEVDRCIETLTLSATVADALIGETIPFDSSPRGAGKIGWYTREPLGVVGAITPFNDPLNLVAHKVGPALLAGNGVILKPSEHTPLTALTLTEVLLSAGVPADRIAVVCGDYEVGNALVSDSRLAAVSFTGGPHTAEAITRSAGIKKLLMELGGNNPTIVCEDADVDRAVSAVVDGAFGAAGQNCLSVQRVYVHSRVHDTFLRRVVAGTGALKVGAKTAPDTDIGPMISEAAARRVEGQVEYAVRQGATVWTGAVRRGSFYEPTVLTDVPTGSTLLTKEIFGPVVVVEPFESYADAVTNANSTGDALHAGVFTESVHTAKRLSGELRAGCVLVNETSDFRIDAMPFGGFGTSGIGREGVRFAVRELSAPRSVILAG, from the coding sequence ATGACGTCGACGGTCTCACCACATGCGGCCGAGCAGCGCCGGGCTCCCGCACTCCCTGGTGGGGCGTTCGTCGAGGGACGCTGGGTGCCGGCGGGCGACGAGGCCGTCCTCGACCCCGAGGACGGCGCCGTCGTCGGCTACGCCGCTCGTACGAGCCCAGCGGACGTCGCCCGCGCCATCGGTCATCTGAGCAACGCGCGTGCGGAATGGCCCGTACGCGAGCGGCAGGCGGCGCTCCGGCGAGCCGCGGCCGGGGTCGCCGAGCGGCGAGACGAGTTCGCGGCCCTGATCGCGGCCGAGGGCATCAAGACCGTCACCGAGGCGCGCGGCGAGGTCGATCGGTGCATCGAGACCCTGACCCTCTCGGCGACCGTTGCCGACGCGCTCATCGGCGAGACCATCCCGTTCGACTCGAGTCCGCGTGGAGCGGGCAAGATCGGTTGGTACACGCGCGAGCCGCTCGGCGTCGTTGGCGCGATCACGCCGTTCAACGATCCGCTCAACCTCGTTGCGCACAAGGTCGGTCCGGCGTTGCTTGCGGGCAACGGCGTCATCCTGAAGCCGTCAGAGCACACCCCACTGACCGCGCTGACCCTGACCGAGGTGCTGCTGAGCGCAGGGGTCCCGGCTGACCGGATCGCCGTCGTGTGTGGCGACTACGAGGTCGGCAACGCGCTCGTCTCCGATTCACGGCTCGCCGCGGTTTCGTTCACCGGCGGCCCGCACACCGCCGAGGCGATCACTCGGTCGGCCGGTATCAAGAAGCTGCTGATGGAGCTCGGCGGCAACAACCCGACGATCGTGTGCGAGGACGCCGACGTCGACCGCGCAGTCAGCGCCGTGGTCGACGGTGCGTTCGGAGCGGCCGGCCAGAACTGTCTATCCGTGCAGCGGGTGTACGTGCACTCGCGTGTGCACGACACCTTCCTGCGCCGTGTCGTCGCCGGGACCGGTGCGCTGAAGGTCGGCGCCAAGACTGCGCCCGACACCGACATCGGACCCATGATCAGCGAGGCGGCCGCGCGTCGGGTCGAAGGACAGGTCGAATACGCCGTGCGCCAAGGCGCCACGGTGTGGACGGGCGCGGTACGACGAGGGTCCTTCTACGAGCCGACGGTGCTGACCGACGTACCGACTGGGTCGACCTTGCTGACCAAGGAGATCTTCGGCCCGGTTGTCGTCGTCGAGCCCTTCGAGTCGTACGCCGACGCCGTGACGAACGCGAACTCGACGGGGGACGCACTGCATGCGGGCGTGTTCACTGAATCGGTACATACGGCGAAGCGGCTGTCTGGTGAGCTGCGCGCTGGGTGCGTACTCGTCAACGAGACGAGCGACTTCCGGATCGATGCGATGCCGTTCGGCGGCTTCGGAACCTCCGGCATCGGACGCGAGGGCGTCCGCTTCGCGGTTCGCGAGCTGTCCGCGCCGAGGAGCGTCATCCTCGCCGGCTGA
- a CDS encoding SDR family NAD(P)-dependent oxidoreductase yields the protein MRLENTTALVTGATSGIGEAVSARFRNEGARLVLTGRRNVLESAGASDLYVPGDLNDEAFVSALADKAKASFAGVDAIVINHGLQRSSALTEMPYEDARDVLHSNLLSAFLVMKHFAPLVPKSGGSIVCVGSRLGIVGKPEEVLYSAAKGGLIMLAKGAAIEWAPRNIRVNVVAPGLTATPIIEASIQRRADPDAYRRERESAIPLQRLATSDEVAEAILFLASRESSYITGAVLPVDGGYTAF from the coding sequence ATGAGACTCGAGAACACCACCGCCCTCGTCACCGGCGCGACTAGCGGCATCGGCGAGGCCGTCAGCGCGCGCTTCCGCAACGAGGGCGCCCGACTGGTGCTCACCGGCAGGCGCAACGTCCTGGAGTCTGCGGGCGCGTCCGATCTTTACGTACCCGGCGATCTCAACGATGAAGCGTTCGTATCGGCCCTTGCGGACAAGGCGAAAGCCTCCTTCGCCGGCGTCGACGCGATCGTGATCAACCACGGGCTGCAGCGCAGCAGCGCATTGACCGAGATGCCGTACGAGGACGCCCGCGACGTGCTGCACAGCAACCTGCTCAGCGCGTTCCTCGTCATGAAGCACTTCGCTCCCCTGGTGCCAAAGTCGGGAGGCTCCATCGTCTGCGTAGGCTCACGATTGGGCATCGTCGGCAAACCCGAGGAGGTCCTCTACTCCGCGGCGAAGGGCGGACTCATCATGCTCGCGAAGGGAGCCGCGATCGAGTGGGCGCCGCGCAACATCCGGGTCAACGTCGTGGCACCCGGCCTCACGGCCACGCCGATCATCGAGGCGTCCATCCAGCGCAGGGCCGATCCCGACGCCTACCGCCGCGAGCGGGAGTCCGCGATCCCTCTCCAGCGTCTCGCCACATCCGACGAGGTCGCCGAGGCGATCCTGTTCCTCGCCTCCCGCGAGTCTTCGTACATCACCGGCGCCGTGCTGCCGGTCGACGGCGGCTATACGGCGTTCTAG